From a region of the Nonlabens dokdonensis DSW-6 genome:
- a CDS encoding M14 family zinc carboxypeptidase, with protein MLPITIGRNPSIHLCTYMLSRYYTYSQFESYFSTLIRRFKIESLEEIEIGKSVLGKSIYGLKLGTGSTKILAWSQMHGNESTTTRALCQLLESVDIENNLNSFKLYIIPILNPDGAESWTRVNANNVDLNRDAMDLSQPESTILRKVINDYQPDYCLNLHGQRTIYGSLDGKSPVQMSFLAPAGDKDRKITEVRLKSMNVINHIYSQLKNKVNGIIGRYDDAFNINCVGDYLTSVHIPTILFEAGHSGSDYSRDEVTYLVHDSLVVALNTINDGISQKNTTLRSYEDIPAIASNFTDVLIKNYPSKNGFTSLYIQYHEQINANKLYFVPILIGLNRKDILNAHEVIDLSDVSTFENDLVIDENLEVYSESLNIKIFTN; from the coding sequence ATGTTACCGATTACTATCGGTAGAAACCCATCTATACATCTTTGCACTTATATGTTATCTCGATATTATACCTATTCTCAATTTGAATCTTATTTCTCTACTCTCATCAGGCGATTTAAAATAGAATCACTAGAAGAGATTGAAATAGGTAAATCGGTTTTAGGGAAATCTATTTATGGGCTGAAATTAGGAACTGGTAGCACAAAGATTCTTGCATGGTCTCAAATGCATGGAAACGAATCAACAACCACTAGAGCTTTATGCCAGCTTCTAGAATCTGTAGATATAGAAAACAATTTAAATAGTTTTAAATTGTACATTATTCCTATTTTAAATCCTGATGGTGCGGAATCTTGGACTAGAGTAAATGCAAATAATGTTGATTTAAATCGAGACGCTATGGATTTATCTCAACCAGAAAGTACTATTCTTAGAAAGGTGATTAATGATTATCAGCCTGATTATTGTTTGAACTTACATGGACAAAGAACTATTTATGGTTCCTTAGATGGTAAATCACCAGTTCAAATGTCGTTTTTAGCACCTGCTGGAGATAAGGATAGGAAAATAACTGAGGTGCGTTTAAAATCAATGAACGTGATTAATCATATCTATTCACAATTAAAAAATAAGGTTAACGGAATTATCGGTAGATATGATGATGCTTTTAATATCAACTGTGTAGGAGATTATCTCACGAGTGTTCATATTCCTACCATACTTTTTGAAGCAGGACATTCTGGAAGCGATTATTCAAGAGATGAGGTAACCTATCTGGTGCATGACTCCTTGGTAGTAGCTCTTAACACAATAAACGATGGGATCTCACAAAAAAATACTACTTTGAGGTCTTATGAAGATATTCCTGCGATTGCTAGTAATTTCACTGATGTACTGATAAAAAACTATCCTTCTAAAAATGGTTTTACATCTCTATACATTCAGTATCATGAACAAATTAACGCAAACAAGCTTTACTTCGTTCCTATACTAATTGGCCTGAACAGAAAGGATATCTTAAATGCTCATGAAGTAATCGACCTTTCTGATGTTTCAACTTTTGAAAATGATCTTGTCATAGATGAAAATCTAGAAGTTTATAGTGAATCTTTGAATATTAAAATATTTACTAATTAA
- a CDS encoding Lrp/AsnC family transcriptional regulator — translation MAKIDDIDKQILDVLIENTRTPFTDIAKRLNISAGTVHVRVKKMEESGIIHGSSLTVDYHQLGYTFIAYIGVFLEKTSTTQFVISRIKEIPFVTVAHITTGKFNIFCKIRAKDTTHAKKIIFMLDDIDGVSRTETMISLEESINDKKRLLHKVFQDL, via the coding sequence ATGGCAAAAATCGACGATATTGATAAGCAAATTCTGGATGTTCTTATAGAAAATACAAGAACACCTTTTACAGATATTGCAAAGAGACTTAACATAAGTGCTGGTACAGTACACGTTAGGGTTAAAAAAATGGAGGAGTCGGGAATCATTCATGGCTCTTCACTCACAGTAGATTATCATCAGTTAGGTTACACTTTTATTGCTTACATAGGAGTGTTCCTTGAAAAAACGAGTACTACACAATTTGTAATTAGTAGAATTAAAGAAATTCCATTTGTTACTGTTGCTCATATAACCACTGGCAAATTCAATATTTTCTGTAAAATACGTGCTAAGGATACTACACACGCAAAGAAGATCATTTTCATGTTAGATGATATTGACGGAGTAAGCCGTACAGAAACTATGATTAGTCTGGAAGAAAGTATCAATGATAAAAAGAGATTGTTACACAAAGTATTTCAGGATCTATAA
- a CDS encoding DinB family protein, translating into MFQLKDINSDEYSDYYSSYLSLVDQEAALDHVLQDSLESTLSLLDDIDKPFSYKYAANKWSIGQVLMHDIDTERVFAYRALRFMRKDASVLPGFDQDVFVDALGDLAFAKAELQQSIIATRNATIQLFKNVTEESLKFKGNASGQVMTARVIPFLIAGHNSHHEKVIRERYLT; encoded by the coding sequence ATGTTTCAATTAAAGGACATTAACAGCGATGAATATTCTGATTATTACAGCAGTTATTTATCTTTAGTTGATCAAGAAGCTGCACTAGATCATGTATTACAGGACTCTTTAGAAAGCACTTTGAGTCTGCTGGACGATATCGATAAACCATTTTCTTATAAATATGCTGCAAACAAATGGTCCATTGGACAAGTTTTGATGCATGATATAGATACAGAGCGAGTGTTTGCCTACCGTGCGTTGCGTTTCATGAGAAAAGACGCAAGCGTTCTTCCAGGTTTTGACCAGGATGTGTTTGTAGATGCTTTAGGAGATCTCGCTTTCGCGAAAGCGGAATTACAACAATCTATAATCGCAACAAGAAATGCTACCATACAATTATTTAAGAATGTAACTGAAGAATCCTTGAAATTTAAAGGTAATGCTAGTGGACAAGTCATGACGGCAAGAGTAATACCTTTCTTAATTGCTGGACATAACTCGCATCATGAAAAAGTCATAAGAGAGCGGTATTTAACTTAA
- a CDS encoding type 1 glutamine amidotransferase domain-containing protein — protein MKKIVAILATDGFEEIELTSPKKALEEAGAEVHIISPKRDSIKAWDNDHWSETYKVDHHVSEVDAKDYHSLMLPGGVMNPDQLRQDKTSIEFITSFFEQKKPVSAICHGIQPLIDADVLKGRKLTSYPSLRKDVENAGGNWVDEEVVVDQGFTTSRTPEDLDAFNNKLVEEVREGKHEMQHA, from the coding sequence ATGAAAAAGATAGTAGCGATTTTAGCCACAGACGGATTTGAAGAAATAGAGCTTACAAGCCCTAAAAAAGCATTAGAAGAGGCTGGAGCTGAAGTACATATTATAAGTCCTAAAAGAGATTCAATTAAAGCTTGGGATAATGACCACTGGTCAGAAACTTACAAAGTAGATCATCATGTAAGTGAAGTAGATGCAAAAGATTATCATTCTTTGATGTTGCCAGGTGGAGTAATGAATCCTGACCAATTAAGACAAGATAAAACTTCAATAGAATTTATCACTTCATTTTTTGAACAAAAGAAACCTGTAAGTGCTATATGCCATGGTATTCAACCATTAATTGATGCCGATGTATTGAAAGGTAGAAAACTAACTTCTTACCCATCTCTAAGAAAAGATGTAGAGAACGCTGGAGGTAATTGGGTAGATGAAGAGGTTGTAGTAGATCAAGGTTTTACCACAAGTAGAACACCAGAAGATCTGGACGCCTTTAATAATAAATTAGTGGAAGAAGTGCGTGAGGGAAAACATGAAATGCAACACGCATAA
- the dnaN gene encoding DNA polymerase III subunit beta, which produces MKFIVSSSYLQKHLQLLGGVINNNNTLPILDNFLLELTGNELKVSASDMETTIVSKLDVESEDDGSIALPAKLLLDTLKTFPEQPLTFHSVDNMMTVSHDKGKSEIACAAAEEFPKAVSISDPSSTSIMGDTLATAINKTIFAAGNDDLRPVMSGVFFQFASDSLTFVATDAHKLVRYKREDLSASQTAEFIMPKKPLNLLKAMLQGSESEVLVEYNDSNAQFSFDSTTIICRLIDGKYPNYEAVIPKENPNKLTISRTQLLNSVRRVSIFSNKTTHQIRLKMAGAELNISAEDLDYSNKADERLTCDYQGDDMQIGFNSRFLIEMLNNLTCDDVSLEMSLPNRAGILTPVDGLEEGENVTMLVMPVMLNQ; this is translated from the coding sequence ATGAAATTCATAGTATCTAGTTCTTACTTACAAAAACACCTTCAACTATTAGGAGGAGTCATAAATAACAACAATACCTTACCAATTTTAGATAATTTTTTATTGGAATTGACTGGAAATGAGCTTAAAGTATCTGCAAGCGATATGGAAACCACCATTGTAAGCAAACTTGATGTAGAAAGTGAAGACGATGGTAGCATCGCTTTACCTGCAAAATTATTGTTAGATACATTGAAAACCTTTCCTGAGCAACCACTTACTTTTCATAGCGTTGATAATATGATGACTGTAAGTCACGATAAAGGTAAATCTGAAATAGCCTGCGCCGCAGCAGAAGAGTTTCCTAAGGCAGTATCTATATCTGACCCAAGTAGTACTTCTATTATGGGAGACACTCTTGCAACCGCAATCAATAAAACAATATTTGCAGCTGGTAATGATGACCTGAGGCCTGTGATGAGCGGTGTGTTTTTTCAATTTGCTAGCGATTCATTGACTTTTGTAGCGACTGATGCTCACAAGCTAGTACGTTATAAAAGAGAAGATCTTTCTGCAAGTCAGACAGCCGAATTTATTATGCCCAAAAAGCCTTTAAACCTTCTTAAAGCGATGCTTCAAGGAAGTGAATCTGAGGTTTTAGTAGAATATAATGATAGTAATGCTCAATTCAGCTTTGACTCTACCACTATTATTTGTCGTTTAATCGACGGTAAATACCCTAATTATGAAGCGGTAATACCTAAGGAGAACCCTAATAAACTTACTATTTCAAGAACACAACTACTTAATTCTGTAAGACGTGTAAGCATTTTTTCTAATAAAACTACTCATCAAATCAGGCTTAAAATGGCCGGTGCAGAACTTAATATAAGTGCCGAAGATTTAGATTACAGCAATAAAGCTGACGAACGCCTTACATGTGACTATCAAGGTGACGACATGCAAATAGGTTTTAACAGCAGGTTTTTAATTGAAATGCTTAACAATTTAACTTGTGATGATGTTTCACTTGAAATGTCACTTCCTAATCGTGCAGGAATACTTACTCCTGTAGATGGATTAGAAGAAGGAGAAAACGTTACTATGCTCGTTATGCCTGTAATGCTCAACCAATAG
- a CDS encoding S8 family serine peptidase: MKKIKLILSAFFVFAFAMQVIAQTKAERAKIINSYDQEEILALEKFLEKRKEINQKRFQRLQAINNWPLTITTKDGTTAYLVGATISGEPTYVSTMNDEAAQMQGARELQTGGSFGVNMDGQGMTVGVWDGGKIRDTHLSYVGRTVQGEFLPTTSGHATHVAGTIASNGAGDLSARGIAPASTVEYYKFQQTSAEEEDEVEMTRAATNGLLVSNHSYGIPADVVSIERLGKYDDNAQAWDQLANTFPYYLIVSSAGNSQNDGVNTTDNGYDLLTSRSNAKNNLVVGATVGVANYTGPSSVAMSRFSSWGPTDDGRVKPDISTKGVSMFSTSEVNDTQYVNRNGTSMSSPAVAGGAIILQQFYNSINNNYMKAATLKGLILHSAQEAGAAPGPDYRFGWGLMNTEGAAHVIEQDGTASLISELSLLQGTTYTKSIIANGSPLFSDKLTVSISWTDPAVTNGNLPSPTTNDERTPMLVNDLDIVVTDQNGVSFLPWKLDPAFPTNPATTGDNVVDNFEKVEIDQPLGNYSIAISHKGQLRGFQDYTLIISGADNVTLSNNTENLQSFELYPNPANELVNIAFNEEMLSKKINVSIYDVLGKQVLNRTFPANGAVTKQINTSKFKSGIYLVRIGDGNSKTTKKLIIR, translated from the coding sequence ATGAAGAAAATTAAACTTATACTTTCGGCATTCTTTGTATTTGCTTTTGCAATGCAAGTAATTGCTCAAACTAAAGCCGAACGCGCAAAAATTATTAATAGTTATGATCAAGAAGAGATTCTAGCTTTAGAGAAATTTTTGGAAAAACGTAAAGAAATTAATCAAAAACGTTTTCAAAGATTACAAGCCATAAACAATTGGCCACTAACAATTACAACTAAAGATGGAACCACTGCTTATTTAGTAGGTGCTACGATTTCAGGAGAGCCTACTTATGTAAGCACAATGAATGATGAAGCGGCTCAAATGCAAGGTGCTAGAGAGTTGCAAACTGGAGGTTCTTTCGGTGTTAATATGGATGGTCAAGGAATGACCGTAGGAGTTTGGGATGGTGGTAAAATTAGAGATACTCATCTTTCTTACGTGGGTAGAACAGTTCAAGGTGAATTCCTACCAACAACAAGCGGCCACGCAACTCATGTAGCAGGAACTATTGCCTCAAATGGTGCTGGTGATTTGTCAGCTAGAGGTATTGCTCCAGCGTCGACTGTTGAATATTATAAATTTCAACAAACTTCTGCAGAAGAAGAAGACGAAGTTGAGATGACTAGGGCTGCGACAAATGGATTACTTGTGTCAAATCATAGTTATGGTATTCCGGCAGATGTAGTTTCAATAGAAAGATTAGGTAAATATGACGACAATGCCCAAGCTTGGGATCAGCTTGCAAATACTTTTCCTTATTACTTAATAGTAAGCAGTGCTGGTAATTCACAAAATGATGGTGTAAATACTACTGATAATGGATACGATCTACTTACCTCGAGATCAAATGCAAAAAATAATTTAGTGGTCGGAGCAACGGTTGGAGTTGCTAATTATACTGGACCATCTAGCGTTGCTATGTCTAGGTTTAGTAGTTGGGGCCCTACAGATGATGGTCGTGTTAAACCAGATATAAGCACAAAGGGAGTTTCAATGTTTAGTACGAGTGAAGTTAATGACACTCAGTATGTTAATAGAAATGGAACTTCTATGTCTTCTCCTGCTGTCGCCGGTGGAGCTATAATTTTACAGCAATTTTATAATTCAATTAATAATAATTATATGAAGGCCGCTACGTTAAAAGGTCTTATTTTACATTCGGCACAAGAGGCTGGTGCTGCTCCTGGGCCTGATTATAGATTTGGTTGGGGACTTATGAATACTGAGGGAGCTGCACATGTTATTGAACAAGATGGAACAGCTTCATTAATTTCAGAATTGTCTTTACTGCAAGGTACTACTTACACAAAATCAATTATTGCAAACGGTTCTCCTTTATTCTCAGATAAGCTCACAGTCTCTATTTCTTGGACTGATCCAGCCGTTACAAACGGTAACTTACCTTCTCCTACTACTAATGATGAAAGAACACCTATGCTAGTTAATGATCTTGATATAGTTGTTACGGATCAAAATGGAGTTTCTTTTTTACCTTGGAAATTGGATCCAGCTTTTCCAACTAATCCTGCTACTACTGGAGATAATGTAGTCGATAACTTTGAGAAAGTTGAAATTGATCAGCCACTAGGTAATTATTCTATTGCGATAAGTCATAAAGGACAATTGAGAGGTTTTCAGGACTACACCTTAATAATTTCAGGAGCAGATAATGTTACACTATCAAATAATACTGAAAATTTACAGTCATTTGAACTCTATCCTAATCCAGCAAATGAATTAGTTAACATAGCTTTCAATGAGGAGATGCTTAGCAAAAAAATCAATGTTTCTATTTATGATGTGTTAGGAAAACAAGTCTTGAATAGAACTTTTCCTGCCAATGGAGCTGTAACAAAGCAAATTAACACCTCTAAATTCAAAAGTGGTATTTATCTTGTAAGAATAGGCGATGGTAATTCTAAAACGACTAAAAAACTCATCATACGATAA
- a CDS encoding DUF2461 domain-containing protein — protein sequence MISPQLIEFLKQLEHNNNRDWFEEHKSQFKTLDAQFKEFTHNIMLDLNDHDVIEKTKTFRIYRDIRFSKDKTPFKVHRSANWIRSGANRRGSYYLRVKPGQTVIGVGFFAPEKVDLLRIRKEFDLDAQEFRTIITRDDFKKCWGNLQGETLKTAPRNFDKNHQDIDLIRFKSFYFLRSFSDKEMLDKNFKTIIDQSFRKARPFLDLMTDILTTDLNGESLL from the coding sequence ATGATATCACCACAGTTAATAGAATTTTTAAAACAATTAGAACATAATAATAATCGGGATTGGTTTGAAGAGCATAAGTCTCAATTTAAAACTCTAGATGCTCAATTTAAAGAGTTTACTCATAATATAATGCTTGATCTCAATGACCATGATGTAATTGAGAAAACTAAAACATTTAGAATTTACAGAGACATAAGGTTTTCAAAAGACAAAACACCTTTTAAAGTTCATAGAAGTGCTAATTGGATACGCTCTGGAGCAAATAGGAGAGGTAGTTATTACCTGCGTGTCAAACCAGGTCAGACGGTTATAGGTGTAGGCTTTTTTGCACCAGAAAAAGTAGACTTGTTGAGAATACGAAAAGAATTTGATTTAGATGCCCAAGAGTTTAGGACCATAATCACCAGAGATGATTTTAAAAAATGTTGGGGAAACCTTCAAGGAGAAACTCTTAAAACTGCTCCAAGAAATTTTGACAAGAATCATCAAGACATAGACCTTATCAGGTTCAAATCTTTTTATTTTTTAAGATCGTTTAGTGATAAAGAAATGCTGGATAAGAATTTCAAAACTATAATCGATCAATCTTTTAGAAAAGCCAGGCCATTTCTAGATTTAATGACTGATATTCTAACTACCGATTTGAATGGTGAGTCGTTATTATGA
- a CDS encoding thioredoxin family protein: MFSRYLIVFLFFSALSLSHAQIEINDDNAEEKLLTNNDRLILVDFYATWCGPCKKMDPILKELSEKYAGRVDFYKIDVDKNQVDDALGVTAMPTYFFIKNSTNLESIEGMRSKAVMEELIEKYMYYDTDVVEVEEVVESTETSYYNASSNHGYDNEFSISNVADIWDSSRKLNSLAWHIYLEHDEDEVLYKGIEIVERSIELDQNYHNTDTLAALYFKTGKYKLALKKAKEAIKIAKRDSVDYSSTTNLMNEIIDQL, from the coding sequence ATGTTTTCAAGATATTTGATAGTATTTCTATTTTTCAGTGCTTTATCCTTATCACATGCACAAATTGAGATTAATGATGATAATGCAGAAGAAAAGTTACTTACCAATAATGACCGTTTAATTCTTGTGGATTTTTACGCCACTTGGTGTGGTCCATGTAAAAAAATGGATCCTATTTTGAAAGAGCTATCAGAGAAATATGCTGGCCGCGTTGATTTTTATAAAATCGACGTGGATAAGAATCAAGTAGACGATGCGCTAGGAGTTACGGCAATGCCTACCTATTTCTTTATCAAAAATTCTACTAATCTAGAATCGATTGAAGGAATGAGATCTAAAGCTGTTATGGAAGAACTCATAGAAAAATACATGTATTATGATACTGATGTAGTAGAAGTAGAAGAAGTTGTAGAGTCTACAGAAACTTCCTATTATAACGCCAGTTCAAATCATGGTTATGATAATGAGTTTTCTATATCAAATGTTGCTGATATATGGGATTCCTCTAGAAAATTAAATTCGCTCGCATGGCATATATATTTAGAACATGATGAAGATGAAGTCTTGTACAAAGGAATTGAAATTGTAGAAAGATCCATAGAATTAGATCAAAATTATCACAATACCGATACGTTAGCAGCGCTATATTTCAAAACAGGTAAATACAAGCTTGCTTTAAAAAAGGCCAAAGAAGCCATTAAAATTGCAAAGAGAGACTCTGTAGATTATTCATCAACTACTAACCTTATGAATGAAATTATAGACCAGCTATAA
- the priA gene encoding replication restart helicase PriA, translating into MQYFIDVILPLPLERYFTYSINEAEYKFLQPGMRVAVPFRKSKIYTGIVQKVHQNNTATYEIKDIEFIIDDNPIVTKDQLIFWEWISSYYLCAVGQVMRAALPKSFLLESETIILKNETYLLNEEELNDREYLVLEALESRNALKVQDVMNILDRKSVLPILQKMLDKGYIILQEELYNTYKPKTEKFIYLHEELKDEERLKMILEELTRAPKQRDAVMTLFMMQAGNSRPVSKKQLIERANVTSGVIKSLVTKEIVIELEEEIDRVLDKKEEGSGLYTLNEEQSVAFKEIKNYFEERKTVLLHGVTSSGKTQLYVQLIKEQLEKGNQALYLLPEIALTTQLISRLKNFFTHQVLVYHSRYNLNERLEVWNHVLHAQEPYIIIGARSSMLLPFKNLGLVIVDEEHETSFKQYDPAPRYHARDAAIVLGHLKKASVLLGSATPALESYYNASTGKYRLVELKKRFGNVLMPEINMVDIKEKHKRKKMNGRFSNTLIDSMQEAFKNKKQVILFQNRRGYAPIMECDTCGNAPQCPNCDVSLTYHQYKGQLRCHYCGYHTFVPKECPSCTSPSLDTKGFGTEQIEQEFRMLFPNHKVARMDLDTTRGKNSYQKLIHDMDTGAIDCLVGTQMLTKGLDFRNVSLVGVMNADSMLNFPDFRAHERCFQLLTQVAGRAGRTDDRGKVLIQSYNPDHRILQQVSAYDYKNMYEEQIEERYQFKYPPFQRLIRITFKHRDYQTTLDSSTWFVNALNQIPHGVVVLGPEFPPVSRIRNLYNIHVVIKLAKSQSPEQIKGFIMKVKKSFEAISQYRSVRCNIDVDAY; encoded by the coding sequence ATGCAGTATTTCATAGATGTCATATTACCGTTGCCCTTAGAAAGATATTTTACATATTCCATTAATGAGGCTGAGTATAAATTTCTACAACCTGGAATGCGAGTTGCGGTTCCTTTTCGAAAGTCTAAAATTTATACAGGTATCGTGCAGAAGGTGCATCAAAACAATACGGCAACTTATGAAATTAAAGATATAGAGTTTATCATAGATGACAATCCTATTGTTACTAAAGATCAACTAATATTTTGGGAATGGATTAGTTCTTATTATTTATGTGCGGTAGGTCAAGTAATGCGCGCGGCTTTACCTAAATCTTTCTTGCTAGAAAGCGAGACTATTATTCTTAAGAATGAAACTTATCTATTAAATGAAGAAGAATTAAATGATCGGGAATATCTAGTTCTTGAAGCACTAGAAAGTCGCAATGCTCTTAAAGTCCAGGACGTGATGAACATCTTAGATCGTAAAAGCGTTTTACCTATCCTACAAAAGATGCTGGACAAAGGTTATATAATCCTGCAAGAAGAATTATACAATACCTATAAACCTAAAACGGAAAAGTTCATATACCTGCATGAGGAGTTAAAAGATGAAGAGCGGTTAAAAATGATCTTGGAAGAATTAACTCGAGCCCCTAAGCAGCGCGATGCAGTCATGACTTTATTTATGATGCAAGCTGGAAATAGTCGTCCGGTAAGTAAAAAACAATTGATAGAGCGTGCAAATGTGACTAGTGGTGTCATTAAATCTTTAGTTACTAAAGAAATAGTTATAGAGCTAGAAGAAGAAATTGATCGTGTACTCGATAAAAAAGAAGAAGGAAGCGGTTTATATACTCTTAATGAAGAGCAATCAGTTGCTTTTAAAGAAATCAAAAATTATTTTGAAGAGCGTAAAACAGTGTTGCTTCATGGTGTTACTTCTAGTGGTAAAACTCAACTATATGTTCAACTAATAAAAGAACAGTTAGAAAAAGGAAATCAAGCACTCTATTTGCTGCCAGAAATAGCTTTAACGACTCAGTTGATCTCTAGACTTAAGAATTTTTTCACGCACCAAGTCTTGGTGTATCATTCTAGATACAACCTCAATGAACGGTTAGAAGTTTGGAATCACGTTCTTCACGCACAAGAACCTTATATAATTATAGGCGCACGTAGTTCTATGTTGTTACCCTTTAAAAATTTAGGTTTGGTTATCGTAGATGAAGAGCACGAGACCAGTTTCAAACAATACGATCCTGCTCCTAGATATCACGCACGAGACGCCGCCATTGTTTTAGGTCATTTAAAAAAAGCATCGGTGCTTTTAGGAAGTGCAACGCCAGCACTAGAAAGTTATTACAATGCCAGCACGGGAAAATACCGACTGGTAGAGCTTAAAAAAAGATTTGGAAATGTTCTTATGCCAGAAATTAATATGGTAGATATTAAAGAAAAGCACAAGCGCAAAAAAATGAACGGCCGCTTTTCTAATACGCTTATTGATAGCATGCAGGAAGCCTTTAAAAATAAGAAGCAAGTCATTTTATTTCAAAATAGGAGAGGTTATGCACCCATTATGGAATGTGATACTTGTGGTAATGCGCCTCAATGTCCTAATTGTGATGTTAGTCTCACTTATCATCAATATAAAGGACAGTTGAGATGCCACTATTGCGGTTATCATACTTTTGTTCCTAAAGAGTGCCCATCTTGCACAAGTCCATCTCTAGATACTAAAGGGTTTGGTACGGAGCAAATTGAGCAAGAATTCCGCATGTTATTTCCTAATCACAAGGTAGCGCGTATGGATTTAGACACCACTAGAGGAAAAAACTCGTACCAAAAGTTGATCCATGACATGGATACAGGAGCCATTGATTGTTTAGTAGGAACACAAATGCTTACTAAAGGTTTAGATTTTAGAAATGTAAGTCTGGTAGGAGTCATGAATGCCGACTCTATGCTCAATTTTCCTGATTTCAGAGCACATGAACGGTGTTTTCAATTATTGACACAAGTAGCTGGTAGGGCTGGACGTACAGATGATAGAGGTAAAGTGCTTATTCAATCCTATAATCCAGATCATAGAATCTTACAGCAGGTAAGCGCTTATGATTATAAAAATATGTATGAAGAGCAAATAGAGGAGAGGTATCAATTTAAATATCCTCCTTTTCAGCGATTAATAAGAATAACCTTTAAGCATCGCGATTATCAGACTACGCTAGATTCTAGTACATGGTTTGTTAATGCACTGAACCAAATACCACATGGCGTTGTTGTTTTAGGTCCTGAGTTTCCGCCAGTTTCTCGTATTAGAAATTTATATAACATACATGTAGTTATTAAACTGGCAAAAAGTCAGTCTCCTGAGCAAATTAAAGGCTTTATAATGAAAGTCAAGAAGAGTTTTGAGGCGATCAGCCAGTACAGATCTGTACGATGCAATATAGATGTAGATGCTTATTAG
- a CDS encoding LytR/AlgR family response regulator transcription factor, whose protein sequence is MSNTILNCFVVDDSSIQRLAIVKMIENHPNLVLKGEFSNAVETKTALKEQSIDLIFLDIEMPILTGFDLLDDLTDKPGVIFVTGQTKYAFKAFDYAAIDYLQKPIKKDRFLYAVERALLAHKMKTEMIEDRGEFIFVKSNLKKRKVYLKELRYIQALGDYVKLITEDDSLIVLSTMKSFENSLPSEDFLRIHKSYIVNLRKVEKFNSKAVELGKEVLPLSRNRKSDLVEALSQF, encoded by the coding sequence ATGAGTAACACTATTCTTAACTGTTTTGTTGTGGACGACTCTAGTATTCAACGACTAGCGATTGTCAAAATGATTGAAAATCACCCTAATCTAGTTCTTAAAGGAGAATTTAGCAACGCAGTAGAAACAAAAACTGCACTAAAGGAACAGTCTATTGATCTTATATTTTTAGATATTGAGATGCCTATTTTAACCGGTTTTGATTTATTAGATGATTTAACTGATAAACCAGGTGTCATTTTTGTCACTGGACAAACTAAATATGCTTTTAAGGCATTTGATTATGCCGCTATTGATTACCTGCAAAAACCTATCAAGAAAGATCGCTTTTTATACGCTGTAGAGAGAGCTTTACTTGCGCACAAGATGAAAACTGAGATGATAGAAGATCGAGGTGAATTTATCTTTGTAAAGAGTAATCTTAAGAAACGTAAGGTTTACCTTAAAGAATTACGTTACATTCAAGCTTTAGGTGATTATGTTAAACTTATTACTGAAGATGATAGTTTAATCGTATTGTCAACCATGAAGTCCTTTGAAAACTCGCTCCCAAGTGAAGATTTCTTACGCATTCATAAATCCTACATCGTCAATTTAAGAAAAGTGGAGAAATTCAATTCTAAAGCAGTAGAACTAGGTAAAGAAGTGTTGCCATTAAGCCGTAATAGAAAATCAGATCTTGTAGAAGCTCTGTCCCAATTTTAA